A section of the Drosophila subobscura isolate 14011-0131.10 chromosome A, UCBerk_Dsub_1.0, whole genome shotgun sequence genome encodes:
- the LOC117903806 gene encoding nardilysin-like translates to MFWPRQLTDKKIKFLNYIFRQSATNFQYRFQPQQQQQQQQPRHRVDNSSAQLLRGHSRAPWQQRTYSGMAEQVTYLDVPDKSENDKKLYKSLVLANGLHALIVSDPSPVPDDGISSTESSEEGEKLSESSSSSSDSSSETNSVTSESGSQASSETGDEKLAACALMVDYGSFAEPRNYQGLAHFLEHMIFMGSEKYPEENIFDAHVKKCGGFSNANTDCEDTLFYFEVAEKHLDSSLDYFTALLKHPLMKQEAMQRERISVDSEFQQIAQDDETRRDQLLASLATENYPHGTFTWGNLKTLKDNVDDDALYKVLHEIRREHYSANRMYVCLQARLPLDELEAMVVRHFAEIVRNDSKAPDLTKFDYRQAFRPEFHEQVFFVKPVENECKVELTWVLPSVRQYYRSKPDQFLSYLLGTEGKGSLCAYLRRRLWALQLIAGIDENGFDLNTMYSLFNVCIYLTDEGFKHIDEVLAATFAYVKLFSNCGSLRQLYEEQQAIEETNFRFQAQRPAFDNVQDLVFNSKYFPPKDVLTGKELYYSYDEQQLNELIGHLNEFKFNLMITSQDKYEGIAYDKQEAWFGTEYTTVPMPAKWKQLWTDSKPMEQLFLPEPNRFVAHDFKLFWSAKGKPDLPAHPKKLLKTDTCELWFRQDDKFELPEAYMAFYFISPLQRQSAKNDAMCALYEELVKFNVCEELYPATSAGLSYSFSAGEKGLLLKVSGYNEKLHLIVEAIAQGMVNVADTLDEGTLSAFIKNQRKAYFNNLIKPRALNRDIRLCVLEHIRWLTIDKFKALNDITLEDMREFARKFPQELYVQALIQGNYTEESAHNVLNAVLSRLNCQKIKERQYVEDRTVQLPLGSHTIRCHALNSSDTNTVITNYYQIGPNSVRVESILDLLMMFVDEPLFDHLRTKEQLGYHVGATVRVNYGSAGYTIMVNSQETKTTASYVEERIEAFRLKMLQILKKLPMEDYVSSRESLIKLKLVADMALSTEMGRNWEEIINGDYLFDRNRKQVEVLRTLNKEDIISFLIDTDANNLRKLSVQVIGHRPVGMNEPLLTVADDNDAVKAAGAELSDEEMPEDDDDDDDDQLFEALANKMSIVFLPKDGDSSTITDISEFKSGLEVYPTLEAHQQGAEINRTVRIEDALSNT, encoded by the exons ATGTTTTGGCCGCGTCAACTTACagataaaaaaataaaatttctaAATTACATATTCAGACAGTCAGCGACAAATTTTCAGTATCGTTtccaaccgcagcagcagcagcagcagcagcaaccacgaCACCGAGTCGACAACAGCAGCGCTCAATTATTAAGAGGCCACAGTCGAGCTCCGTGGCAACAGCGAACCTACAGTGGAATGGCGGAGCAAGTGACATATCTGGATGTGCCCGATAAGTCGGAGAACGACAAGAAATTGTACAA ATCCCTGGTGTTGGCCAACGGTCTGCATGCTTTGATCGTCTCGGATCCCAGCCCGGTGCCCGATGatggcatcagcagcaccgaGTCGTCGGAGGAAGGGGAAAAGCTGagcgagtccagcagcagctcctccgaCTCCAGCAGCGAAACCAATTCGGTGACCTCGGAGAGCGGCAGCCAGGCAAGCAGCGAAACTGGCGACGAAAAGTTGGCCGCCTGTGCCCTGATGGTGGACTACGGCTCGTTCGCCGAGCCGCGCAATTACCAGGGACTGGCCCACTTCCTGGAGCACATGATCTTCATGGGCAGCGAGAAGTATCCGGAGGAGAACATCTTCGATGCGCACGTCAAGAAATGCGGCGGCTTCAGCAATGCCAACACCGACTGCGAGGACACGCTCTTCTACTTCGAGGTGGCCGAGAAGCATCTGGACTCGAGTCTGGACTACTTCACAGCCCTGCTGAAGCATCCGCTGATGAAGCAGGAGGCCATGCAGCGCGAGCGCATCTCCGTCGACTCTGAGTTCCAGCAGATAGCCCAAGACGACGAGACGCGCCGcgaccagctgctggccagcctGGCCACCGAAAACTATCCGCACGGCACCTTCACCTGGGGCAACCTGAAGACCCTCAAGGACAACGTGGACGATGATGCGCTGTACAAGGTGCTGCACGAGATCCGGCGGGAGCATTACTCGGCCAACCGCATGTACGTCTGCCTGCAGGCCCGCCTGCCCCTCGACGAGCTGGAGGCCATGGTGGTGCGCCACTTTGCCGAAATCGTGCGCAACGACAGCAAGGCGCCGGACTTGACGAAGTTCGATTATCGGCAAGCCTTCCGTCCGGAGTTCCACGAGCAAGTGTTCTTCGTGAAGCCCGTGGAGAATGAGTGCAAGGTGGAGCTGACCTGGGTGCTGCCCAGTGTCCGTCAGTACTATCGCAGCAAGCCCGATCAGTTCCTCTCCTACCTGCTCGGCACCGAGGGCAAGGGCAGTCTCTGCGCCTACCTGCGGCGCCGCCTCTGGGCCCTCCAGCTGATAGCCGGCATAGACGAGAACGGCTTCGATCTGAACACCATGTACTCGCTGTTCAATGTGTGCATCTACCTGACGGACGAGGGCTTCAAGCACATCGACGAGGTGCTGGCCGCCACCTTTGCCTACGTGAAGCTCTTCTCCAACTGCGGCTCACTGCGGCAGCTgtacgaggagcagcaggccatCGAGGAGACCAATTTCCGGTTTCAAGCGCAGCGACCGGCCTTCGACAATGTGCAGGATCTGGTCTTCAACAGCAAGTACTTCCCGCCCAAGGATGTGCTCACCGGCAAGGAGCTCTACTACAGCTacgacgagcagcagctcaacgAGCTGATCGGACATCTGAACGAGTTCAAGTTCAATCTGATGATCACCTCGCAGGACAAGTACGAGGGCATTGCCTACGACAAGCAGGAGGCGTGGTTCGGCACCGAGTACACCACCGTGCCCATGCCGGCCAAGTGGAAGCAGCTGTGGACCGACTCGAAGCCCATGGAGCAGCTCTTTCTGCCCGAACCCAATCGCTTTGTGGCCCACGACTTCAAGCTGTTCTGGAGCGCAAAAGGCAAGCCCGATCTGCCCGCCCATCCCAAGAAACTGCTCAAGACTGACACGTGCGAGCTGTGGTTCCGGCAGGATGACAAATTCGAGCTGCCCGAGGCCTACATGGCCTTCTACTTTATCTcaccgctgcagcggcagagtgcCAAGAA TGATGCGATGTGCGCCTTGTACGAGGAGTTGGTTAAATTCAACGTTTGCGAGGAGCTCTATCCGGCGACCAGTGCCGGGCTGAGCTACAGCTTCAGTGCCGGGGAGAAGGGTCTGCTGCTGAAGGTCTCCGGCTACAATGAGAAGCTCCATTTGATTGTGGAGGCCATTGCCCAGGGCATGGTCAACGTGGCGGACACCCTCGACGAGGGCACACTGTCGGCCTTCATCAAGAACCAGCGCAAGGCGTACTTCAACAACCTGATCAAGCCGCGTGCCCTCAACCG GGATATCCGCTTGTGTGTGCTGGAGCATATTCGCTGGCTGACAATCGACAAGTTCAAGGCGCTCAATGACATCACGCTCGAGGACATGAGGGAGTTTGCGCGCAAGTTCCCGCAGGAGTTGTACGTGCAGGCGCTCATTCAGGGCAACTACACGGAGGAGTCGGCCCACAATGTGCTGAATGCGGTGCTCAGTCGCCTCAACTGCCAGAAGATTAAGGAGCGTCAGTACGTGGAGGATCGCACggtgcagctgccgctgggcaGTCACACCATCCGCTGCCACGCcctcaacagcagcgacacgAACACGGTGATCACGAACTACTATCAAATCGGACCGAATTCGGTGCGCGTGGAGAGCATCCTCGACCTGCTGATGATGTTCGTCGATGAGCCGCTGTTCGATCATCTGCGGACCAAGGAGCAGCTCGGCTACCACGTGGGCGCCACGGTGCGCGTCAATTACGGCAGTGCCGGCTACACGATTATGGTGAATTCGCAGGAGACAAAAACAACGGCCAGCTACGTTGAGGAGCGCATCGAAGCGTTCCGCCTCAAGATGCTGCAAATTCTCAAGAAATTGCCAATGGAGGACTACGTCAGCAGCAGGGAGTCGCTGATCAAGCTGAAGCTGGTCGCCGACATGGCCCTGTCCACGGAGATGGGCCGCAACTGGGAGGAGATCATCAACGGGGACTATCTCTTCGATCGCAATCGCAAGCAGGTCGAAGTGCTGCGCACCCTCAACAAGGAGGACATCATCAGCTTCCTCATCGACACGGATGCCAACAATTTGCGCAAGCTATCGGTGCAGGTCATTGGACATCGTCCAGTGGGCATGAACGAGCCTCTGCTGACTGTTGCGGATGATAATGATGCGGTCAAGGCTGCTGGCGCGGAGCTCAGCGACGAAGAAATGCCCGaagatgacgacgacgacgatgacgatcaACTGTTCGAGGcgctggccaacaaaatgaGCATTGTATTCCTGCCAAAGGACGGTGACAGCTCCACCATTACAGACATTTCCGAGTTTAAGAGCGGCCTCGAGGTCTACCCCACGCTTGAGGCGCACCAGCAAGGCGCGGAAATCAATCGAACTGTTCGCATTGAGGATGCTCTGAGCAATACGTGA
- the LOC117903807 gene encoding uncharacterized protein LOC117903807 isoform X1, producing MQRTQWQLLLPLALAVVVAAAASTLAQAQAQNIDADCSFPGSPAHSSVVFSNANLTQGTVASYSCERGFELLGPARRVCDKGQWVPEGIPFCVLNVAAGKAPMQISTEGAGAPQKAIDGSTSAFFTPETCSLTKSERSPWWYVNLLEPYMVQLVRLDFGKSCCGNKPATIVVRVGNNRPDLGTNPICNRFTGLLEAGQPLFLPCNPPMPGAFVSVHLENSTPNPLSICEAFVYTDQALPIERCPTFRDQPPGALASYNGKCYIFYNRQPLNFLDALSFCRSRGGTLISESNPALQGFISWELWRRHRSDVSSQYWMGAVRDGSDRSSWKWVNGDELTVSFWSHPGGDEDCARFDGSKGWLWSDTNCNTLLNFICQHQPKTCGRPEQPPNSTMVALNGFEVGAQIKYSCDSNHLLVGPATRTCLDTGFYNEFPPVCKYIECGLPASIAHGSYGLLNNTVGYLSLVKYACEEGYEMIGRALLTCDFDERWNGPPPRCEIVECDTLPGNYYNTIIHAPNGTYFGSKAEISCPQGYRMEGPRQLSCLASGQWSSALPRCIKLEPATQPTAAPTAPPSSVATPPPFRPKISSTTSRTPYRPVSSTSSTASTSTVGTYPSISPTQVEINGESDSEEDVNVPVPGTVREEFPPRRTVRPVLIPKKPNSTPAAATTTQHALPPQPQPLPPSTYAPAPPRSRPSAASVPAQVETTTRNTQQIIQNSHPQDNEIPDSVNIQQNQSPNVNVPFAVDNPERKEPKEAKLNLGAIVALGAFGGFVFLAAVITTIVILVRRNRTTQHYRHRASPDCNTVASFDSSTSGSRNGLNRYYRQAWENLHESASKNSSHNALRRKETLDPPSMTRSRDNLRDNMQRSRENLDSRCGRDNYGMRDDSEMVVSDVCLKGEKKRHHHHHHKSSSRNGDYRDRDQSSGRREHHRHSGAGGGGGGGGGAGAGGGGGGGGHY from the exons ATGCAGCGAacgcagtggcagctgcttctgccgctggctctggcggtggtggtggcggcggcggcgtcgactttggcgcaggcgcaggcgcagaaTATAG ATGCCGACTGCAGTTTTCCCGGCTCACCGGCGCACAGCAGCGTCGTCTTCTCGAATGCGAATCTCACCCAGGGCACGGTGGCCTCCTACAGCTGCGAGCGCGGCTTTGAGCTCCTGGGACCGGCCCGACGGGTCTGCGACAAGGGGCAGTGGGTGCCCGAGGGCATACCATTCTGCG TACTCAATGTGGCCGCTGGCAAGGCGCCCATGCAAATATCCACTGAGGGCGCTGGTGCACCCCAAAAAGCCATCGATGGCTCCACGTCGGCGTTCTTCACGCCGGAAACTTGCTCGCTGACCAAATCGGAGCGCTCCCCCTGGTGGTATGTGAATCTACTGGAGCCCTACATGGTGCAGCTGGTGCGTCTGGACTTTGGCAAATCCTGTTGCG GCAACAAGCCGGCGACCATTGTGGTGCGTGTGGGCAACAATCGGCCGGATTTGGGTACGAATCCGATTTGTAATCGCTTCACTGGCCTCCTGGAGGCCGGCCAGCCGCTCTTCCTGCCCTGCAATCCCCCCATGCCGGGCGCGTTTGTCAGCGTTCACCTGGAGAACAGCACGCCCAATCCGCTGTCCATTTGCGAGGCATTCGTGTACACGGACCAGGCGCTGCCCATCGAGCGGTGTCCCACGTTCCGGGATCAGCCGCCGGGCGCCCTGGCCTCGTACAACGGAAAGTGCTACATTTTCTACAATCGGCAGCCGTTGAACTTCCTCGATGCGCTCTCCTTCTGCCGCTCCCGCGGCGGCACTTTGATCAGCGAGAGCAACCCGGCCCTGCAGGGCTTCATCAGCTGGGAGCTGTGGCGGCGACATCGCAGCGATGTCAGCTCCCAGTACTGGATGGGAGCGGTGCGCGACGGCAGCGACCGCAGCAGCTGGAAGTGGGTCAACGGCGACGAGCTGACCGTCTCCTTCTGGAGCCACCCCGGCGGCGATGAGGACTGCGCGAGATTCGACGGCTCCAAGGGCTGGCTCTGGAGCGACACCAACTGCAACACGCTGCTGAATTTCATCTGCCAGCATCAGCCGAAGACCTGCGGGCGACCCGAGCAGCCGCCCAACTCCACGATGGTGGCCCTCAACGGCTTCGAGGTGGGCGCCCAGATCAAGTACAGCTGCGACTCGAACCACCTGCTGGTGGGTCCGGCCACACGCACCTGCCTGGACACGGGCTTCTACAACGAGTTTCCGCCAGTGTGCAAAT ATATCGAATGCGGTCTGCCGGCGAGCATTGCCCATGGCAGCTATGGCCTGCTGAACAACACCGTTGGCTACCTCAGTCTGGTGAAGTATGCCTGCGAGGAGGGCTACGAAATGATTGGCCGCGCCCTGCTCACGTGCGACTTCGATGAGCGCTGGAATGGACCACCGCCACGCTGCGAGA ttGTGGAGTGCGACACGCTGCCTGGGAACTACTACAACACCATCATACACGCACCCAACGGCACCTACTTCGGCTCCAAGGCGGAGATCAGCTGCCCGCAGGGCTACCGCATGGAGGGACCGCGCCAGCTGAGCTGcctggccagtggccagtggagCAGCGCCCTGCCGCGCTGCATCAAGCTGGAGCCGGCGACACAGCCCACAGCGGCACCCACAGCACCACCCTCGTCGGTGGCCACGCCGCCACCCTTCAGGCCCAAgatcagcagcaccaccagccgCACGCCCTACCGCCCAGtgtcctccacctccagcacggccagcaccagcaccgtgGGCACCTACCCCAGCATCAGTCCCACACAAGTGGAGATCAATGGAGAAT CCGATTCCGAGGAGGATGTCAATGTGCCCGTGCCAGGCACGGTGCGCGAAGAGTTCCCGCCGCGCCGCACCGTTCGGCCCGTGCTCATACCCAAGAAGCCGAACAGCACGCCGGCCGCAGCCACCACCACGCAGCACGcactgccgccgcagccgcagccgctgccaccgtCCACCTATGCACCCGCACCGCCACGCAGCCGCCCGAGTGCGGCCAGTGTGCCCGCCCAGGTGGAGACGACCACGCGGAACACGCAGCAAATCATTCAGAACTCGCACCCGCAGGACAACGAGATCCCCGACAGCGTCAACATACAGCAGAATCAGTCGCCCAATGTCAATGTGCCCTTCGCCGTCGACAATCCCGAGCGCAAGGAGCCCAAGGAGGCGAAGCTCAATCTGGGCGCCATTGTGGCGCTGGGCGCTTTTGGCGGCTTTGTCTTCCTGGCCGCCGTCATCACGACAATTGTGATACTCGTGCGAAG AAATAGAACCACGCAGCATTATCGGCATCGCGCCTCGCCCGATTGCAACACTGTTGCCAGCTTCGACAGCTCCACCTCTGGCTCCCGCAACGGACTCAACAG ATACTACCGCCAGGCCTGGGAGAATCTGCACGAGTCCGCCTCGAAGAACAGCTCACACAACGCGCTGCGCCGCAAGGAGACCCTCGATCCGCCCAGCATGACCCGTTCCCGCGACAATCTGCGCGACAATATGCAGCGATCCCGCGAGAATCTCGACAG CAGATGCGGCCGCGACAATTACGGCATGCGCGACGATTCCGAGATGGTGGTGTCGGACGTGTGCCTGAAGGGCGAGAAGAAGcgccaccatcatcatcatcacaagAGCAGCTCGCGCAATGGCGACTACCGTGATCGGGATCAGTCCTCCGGCAGGCGCGAACATCACAGGCACAGCGGcgctggtggcggcggcggcggcggcggcggtgctggcgcaggaggcggaggcggtggtggcggccaCTATTGA
- the LOC117903807 gene encoding uncharacterized protein LOC117903807 isoform X2: MQRTQWQLLLPLALAVVVAAAASTLAQAQAQNIDADCSFPGSPAHSSVVFSNANLTQGTVASYSCERGFELLGPARRVCDKGQWVPEGIPFCVLNVAAGKAPMQISTEGAGAPQKAIDGSTSAFFTPETCSLTKSERSPWWYVNLLEPYMVQLVRLDFGKSCCGNKPATIVVRVGNNRPDLGTNPICNRFTGLLEAGQPLFLPCNPPMPGAFVSVHLENSTPNPLSICEAFVYTDQALPIERCPTFRDQPPGALASYNGKCYIFYNRQPLNFLDALSFCRSRGGTLISESNPALQGFISWELWRRHRSDVSSQYWMGAVRDGSDRSSWKWVNGDELTVSFWSHPGGDEDCARFDGSKGWLWSDTNCNTLLNFICQHQPKTCGRPEQPPNSTMVALNGFEVGAQIKYSCDSNHLLVGPATRTCLDTGFYNEFPPVCKYIECGLPASIAHGSYGLLNNTVGYLSLVKYACEEGYEMIGRALLTCDFDERWNGPPPRCEIVECDTLPGNYYNTIIHAPNGTYFGSKAEISCPQGYRMEGPRQLSCLASGQWSSALPRCIKLEPATQPTAAPTAPPSSVATPPPFRPKISSTTSRTPYRPVSSTSSTASTSTVGTYPSISPTQVEINGESDSEEDVNVPVPGTVREEFPPRRTVRPVLIPKKPNSTPAAATTTQHALPPQPQPLPPSTYAPAPPRSRPSAASVPAQVETTTRNTQQIIQNSHPQDNEIPDSVNIQQNQSPNVNVPFAVDNPERKEPKEAKLNLGAIVALGAFGGFVFLAAVITTIVILVRRNRTTQHYRHRASPDCNTVASFDSSTSGSRNGLNRYYRQAWENLHESASKNSSHNALRRKETLDPPSMTRSRDNLRDNMQRSRENLDRCGRDNYGMRDDSEMVVSDVCLKGEKKRHHHHHHKSSSRNGDYRDRDQSSGRREHHRHSGAGGGGGGGGGAGAGGGGGGGGHY; the protein is encoded by the exons ATGCAGCGAacgcagtggcagctgcttctgccgctggctctggcggtggtggtggcggcggcggcgtcgactttggcgcaggcgcaggcgcagaaTATAG ATGCCGACTGCAGTTTTCCCGGCTCACCGGCGCACAGCAGCGTCGTCTTCTCGAATGCGAATCTCACCCAGGGCACGGTGGCCTCCTACAGCTGCGAGCGCGGCTTTGAGCTCCTGGGACCGGCCCGACGGGTCTGCGACAAGGGGCAGTGGGTGCCCGAGGGCATACCATTCTGCG TACTCAATGTGGCCGCTGGCAAGGCGCCCATGCAAATATCCACTGAGGGCGCTGGTGCACCCCAAAAAGCCATCGATGGCTCCACGTCGGCGTTCTTCACGCCGGAAACTTGCTCGCTGACCAAATCGGAGCGCTCCCCCTGGTGGTATGTGAATCTACTGGAGCCCTACATGGTGCAGCTGGTGCGTCTGGACTTTGGCAAATCCTGTTGCG GCAACAAGCCGGCGACCATTGTGGTGCGTGTGGGCAACAATCGGCCGGATTTGGGTACGAATCCGATTTGTAATCGCTTCACTGGCCTCCTGGAGGCCGGCCAGCCGCTCTTCCTGCCCTGCAATCCCCCCATGCCGGGCGCGTTTGTCAGCGTTCACCTGGAGAACAGCACGCCCAATCCGCTGTCCATTTGCGAGGCATTCGTGTACACGGACCAGGCGCTGCCCATCGAGCGGTGTCCCACGTTCCGGGATCAGCCGCCGGGCGCCCTGGCCTCGTACAACGGAAAGTGCTACATTTTCTACAATCGGCAGCCGTTGAACTTCCTCGATGCGCTCTCCTTCTGCCGCTCCCGCGGCGGCACTTTGATCAGCGAGAGCAACCCGGCCCTGCAGGGCTTCATCAGCTGGGAGCTGTGGCGGCGACATCGCAGCGATGTCAGCTCCCAGTACTGGATGGGAGCGGTGCGCGACGGCAGCGACCGCAGCAGCTGGAAGTGGGTCAACGGCGACGAGCTGACCGTCTCCTTCTGGAGCCACCCCGGCGGCGATGAGGACTGCGCGAGATTCGACGGCTCCAAGGGCTGGCTCTGGAGCGACACCAACTGCAACACGCTGCTGAATTTCATCTGCCAGCATCAGCCGAAGACCTGCGGGCGACCCGAGCAGCCGCCCAACTCCACGATGGTGGCCCTCAACGGCTTCGAGGTGGGCGCCCAGATCAAGTACAGCTGCGACTCGAACCACCTGCTGGTGGGTCCGGCCACACGCACCTGCCTGGACACGGGCTTCTACAACGAGTTTCCGCCAGTGTGCAAAT ATATCGAATGCGGTCTGCCGGCGAGCATTGCCCATGGCAGCTATGGCCTGCTGAACAACACCGTTGGCTACCTCAGTCTGGTGAAGTATGCCTGCGAGGAGGGCTACGAAATGATTGGCCGCGCCCTGCTCACGTGCGACTTCGATGAGCGCTGGAATGGACCACCGCCACGCTGCGAGA ttGTGGAGTGCGACACGCTGCCTGGGAACTACTACAACACCATCATACACGCACCCAACGGCACCTACTTCGGCTCCAAGGCGGAGATCAGCTGCCCGCAGGGCTACCGCATGGAGGGACCGCGCCAGCTGAGCTGcctggccagtggccagtggagCAGCGCCCTGCCGCGCTGCATCAAGCTGGAGCCGGCGACACAGCCCACAGCGGCACCCACAGCACCACCCTCGTCGGTGGCCACGCCGCCACCCTTCAGGCCCAAgatcagcagcaccaccagccgCACGCCCTACCGCCCAGtgtcctccacctccagcacggccagcaccagcaccgtgGGCACCTACCCCAGCATCAGTCCCACACAAGTGGAGATCAATGGAGAAT CCGATTCCGAGGAGGATGTCAATGTGCCCGTGCCAGGCACGGTGCGCGAAGAGTTCCCGCCGCGCCGCACCGTTCGGCCCGTGCTCATACCCAAGAAGCCGAACAGCACGCCGGCCGCAGCCACCACCACGCAGCACGcactgccgccgcagccgcagccgctgccaccgtCCACCTATGCACCCGCACCGCCACGCAGCCGCCCGAGTGCGGCCAGTGTGCCCGCCCAGGTGGAGACGACCACGCGGAACACGCAGCAAATCATTCAGAACTCGCACCCGCAGGACAACGAGATCCCCGACAGCGTCAACATACAGCAGAATCAGTCGCCCAATGTCAATGTGCCCTTCGCCGTCGACAATCCCGAGCGCAAGGAGCCCAAGGAGGCGAAGCTCAATCTGGGCGCCATTGTGGCGCTGGGCGCTTTTGGCGGCTTTGTCTTCCTGGCCGCCGTCATCACGACAATTGTGATACTCGTGCGAAG AAATAGAACCACGCAGCATTATCGGCATCGCGCCTCGCCCGATTGCAACACTGTTGCCAGCTTCGACAGCTCCACCTCTGGCTCCCGCAACGGACTCAACAG ATACTACCGCCAGGCCTGGGAGAATCTGCACGAGTCCGCCTCGAAGAACAGCTCACACAACGCGCTGCGCCGCAAGGAGACCCTCGATCCGCCCAGCATGACCCGTTCCCGCGACAATCTGCGCGACAATATGCAGCGATCCCGCGAGAATCTCGACAG ATGCGGCCGCGACAATTACGGCATGCGCGACGATTCCGAGATGGTGGTGTCGGACGTGTGCCTGAAGGGCGAGAAGAAGcgccaccatcatcatcatcacaagAGCAGCTCGCGCAATGGCGACTACCGTGATCGGGATCAGTCCTCCGGCAGGCGCGAACATCACAGGCACAGCGGcgctggtggcggcggcggcggcggcggcggtgctggcgcaggaggcggaggcggtggtggcggccaCTATTGA